A single region of the Nitrosomonas sp. Is79A3 genome encodes:
- a CDS encoding Crp/Fnr family transcriptional regulator, producing the protein MNNLDNTRQNYLLSALPADVYARISPHLESVLLTNGKILYEPGEELLYAYFPTTCIVSKFIYTKNGGCTEIAAIGNEGIIGVSLFMGGKSMPRWAAVRSQGCAYRLPRHVFLKEFEHLPEKPNDESFHYLVLRYTQVFMTQVAQTAVCNRFHSIDQRFCRWLLTTLDRQSSNELIITQELIANMLGVRREGITEAAQKLQLEGLIEHHHGHIAVLDRAGLEGLSCECYQVVRVETDRLIHCVH; encoded by the coding sequence ATGAATAACTTGGATAACACTCGGCAAAATTATCTTCTCAGCGCCCTGCCTGCAGATGTTTATGCACGTATTTCTCCCCATCTGGAGAGTGTTTTGTTAACCAACGGAAAAATCCTTTATGAACCGGGGGAAGAATTGCTTTACGCCTATTTTCCCACAACTTGCATTGTGTCCAAGTTTATCTACACGAAGAATGGCGGGTGTACAGAAATAGCTGCGATCGGCAATGAAGGTATCATCGGTGTTTCCCTCTTTATGGGTGGAAAAAGTATGCCGCGTTGGGCCGCCGTGCGCAGCCAGGGATGTGCTTATCGGTTGCCAAGACATGTATTTTTGAAAGAATTCGAGCACCTTCCTGAGAAACCTAATGATGAGTCGTTTCACTATTTAGTGCTACGTTACACTCAAGTGTTCATGACACAGGTAGCACAAACGGCGGTCTGCAACCGGTTTCATTCGATAGATCAAAGATTTTGCCGCTGGCTGCTGACAACTCTTGATCGGCAGTCTTCGAACGAGTTGATCATCACACAGGAATTGATCGCTAATATGCTGGGGGTGCGCCGGGAAGGTATCACGGAGGCTGCTCAAAAATTACAGTTAGAAGGATTAATTGAACACCACCATGGCCATATTGCCGTGCTAGACCGGGCGGGCTTAGAAGGCCTGTCTTGTGAGTGCTATCAAGTAGTTAGGGTAGAAACTGATCGCCTGATCCACTGTGTGCATTGA